A window from Listeria seeligeri serovar 1/2b str. SLCC3954 encodes these proteins:
- a CDS encoding T7SS effector LXG polymorphic toxin yields MSRIDIAELNDFLHGLRASNAEAKGMIRKIKEAAMDYTQDNSLKGAAVSTSKSYFSSTYTSITQSILEALDESEERLAQYIREFGSQVDSSPSCKIDAQVLQEVMDKVSQLQRKEESLQEQLTAPNTRPDMQEVYAVKTKSAHTQLLKAIEKEQILEKYIAFEQSHGQFFSALDELIRATGQAVKELLDKVTFNDQTGTYSIPKSTTASLQRMKKALDTARTENDKDPYPESFEDYTLLAYTYVNDQGETVTMWLLEKDGKRANNKELQAFLEEHGNELSPVLYTELSGEELERKVNDAWKDGVNYLNGQKVSGPSAGILKSSAYVASMKDAMDDAGLTEMSLSLGFGIAAARNAPILKKKAKSSSKAKVNSPETKQTVSGEKWNNYFKEKYGAEKVRWKNPVKSINEVIDMPSLLKRAHPEDIAEIAKQAGWTVQPLKKGSKKGLSYSESGGYSMNAPAGSGDSLYIQYHPGGGHHGANAYYKVSSPKNGTIRIDLEGRVLE; encoded by the coding sequence ATGAGCCGGATAGATATTGCCGAACTAAACGACTTTCTTCACGGTTTGCGCGCCAGCAATGCCGAAGCCAAAGGAATGATCCGAAAAATAAAAGAAGCGGCCATGGATTATACCCAGGACAACAGTCTAAAAGGAGCAGCCGTTTCTACATCTAAATCCTATTTTTCTAGTACGTATACAAGTATCACCCAAAGCATTCTAGAAGCATTAGATGAAAGCGAAGAACGCCTCGCGCAGTACATCCGTGAGTTTGGCAGCCAAGTAGACAGTTCGCCTTCTTGCAAAATAGATGCACAGGTCTTACAAGAAGTAATGGATAAAGTCAGCCAATTACAGCGAAAAGAAGAATCCTTACAGGAACAATTAACCGCACCCAACACCAGACCAGATATGCAAGAAGTGTATGCCGTAAAAACCAAAAGCGCCCATACGCAATTACTGAAGGCGATCGAAAAAGAACAAATACTAGAAAAATACATCGCTTTCGAACAAAGCCACGGCCAGTTTTTTAGTGCATTAGATGAACTTATTCGAGCGACTGGACAAGCGGTGAAAGAGCTACTCGACAAGGTCACTTTTAACGATCAAACAGGCACGTACTCGATACCAAAAAGCACAACAGCTAGCTTACAACGAATGAAAAAAGCCCTAGATACCGCACGAACGGAAAATGACAAAGACCCATACCCCGAGAGCTTTGAAGATTACACGTTGTTAGCGTATACTTATGTGAACGACCAGGGCGAAACCGTCACCATGTGGCTACTCGAAAAAGACGGCAAACGAGCAAACAACAAAGAACTACAAGCATTCTTAGAAGAACACGGCAACGAGTTAAGCCCTGTTCTCTACACAGAACTTTCCGGCGAAGAACTCGAGCGCAAAGTGAATGACGCATGGAAAGACGGGGTGAATTACTTAAACGGTCAAAAAGTCTCCGGTCCGAGCGCGGGTATCTTAAAATCATCCGCGTATGTCGCGAGCATGAAAGACGCGATGGACGATGCGGGGTTAACGGAGATGAGTTTAAGCTTAGGATTTGGTATTGCGGCAGCTAGAAATGCACCTATTCTAAAAAAGAAAGCGAAGTCGTCTTCAAAAGCGAAAGTAAATTCCCCAGAAACTAAGCAGACAGTTAGTGGAGAGAAATGGAACAATTATTTTAAAGAAAAGTATGGAGCAGAAAAAGTGCGATGGAAAAATCCTGTCAAATCAATTAATGAAGTTATTGACATGCCAAGTTTGTTGAAAAGAGCCCATCCAGAAGACATTGCTGAAATAGCCAAACAAGCCGGATGGACAGTTCAACCATTAAAGAAAGGAAGTAAAAAGGGATTATCTTACTCAGAAAGTGGAGGATATAGCATGAATGCCCCTGCAGGAAGTGGTGACTCACTGTATATCCAGTATCATCCTGGAGGAGGTCATCATGGAGCAAACGCTTATTACAAGGTATCATCACCTAAGAACGGGACTATACGAATTGATTTAGAAGGAAGGGTGTTGGAATAA
- a CDS encoding lactonase family protein, with protein sequence MSNNEATAYIGTYTKVESQGIYRLVIDKTTGEIKENTLAGKMDNPTYLKISDDEKFVYSVAKDGDKGGVAAFAIEADGSLSLINQDLATGNPPCYVDASHDGSVVVSANYHLGTIVSYPTEKGALKPSVSTIQHVGKSVHERQEKPHAHYAGFTPDQKYVLTCDLGTDKVTTYSATAGKLEQVTELDVTPGSGPRNLVFHPNNTFVYIMTELTSEVIFAEYDKSTGELKVIQTIASLPADFDKENKGSAIHISPDGRFLYVSNRGQDAIVSFAVAEDGKLTLATTTPVEGVGPRDFDLNYTGELLVATNENSNNMTVFGINKETGALTLLQKDVKVPEPVCIKFVK encoded by the coding sequence ATGTCAAATAATGAAGCAACAGCTTATATTGGTACATATACAAAAGTCGAAAGTCAAGGTATTTATCGCCTAGTAATCGACAAAACAACTGGAGAAATCAAAGAAAATACACTCGCTGGGAAAATGGACAATCCAACATACCTTAAAATTTCAGATGATGAAAAATTTGTTTATTCTGTAGCAAAAGACGGGGATAAAGGCGGAGTTGCAGCATTTGCAATTGAAGCAGATGGCTCACTTTCCCTTATTAACCAAGATTTGGCTACTGGGAACCCACCGTGTTATGTCGATGCGTCCCATGATGGTTCTGTTGTAGTATCTGCTAACTATCATTTAGGAACAATCGTTAGCTACCCTACAGAAAAAGGTGCTTTAAAGCCTTCTGTTTCAACAATTCAACATGTAGGTAAAAGTGTCCATGAACGTCAAGAAAAACCACATGCACACTATGCTGGCTTCACACCAGACCAAAAATACGTTCTAACTTGCGACCTCGGTACAGACAAAGTAACTACTTATTCTGCTACTGCTGGCAAATTAGAACAAGTAACTGAATTAGATGTAACTCCTGGTAGCGGCCCACGTAACCTTGTGTTCCATCCAAATAATACATTTGTTTACATCATGACAGAACTAACATCTGAAGTTATCTTTGCTGAATACGACAAATCAACTGGCGAACTCAAAGTTATCCAAACAATTGCCTCTCTTCCCGCTGATTTCGACAAAGAAAATAAAGGTAGTGCGATTCATATTTCTCCAGACGGTCGTTTCTTATATGTCTCTAACCGCGGACAAGACGCTATCGTAAGCTTTGCAGTAGCCGAAGATGGTAAATTAACACTAGCAACAACAACACCTGTAGAAGGCGTAGGTCCTCGTGACTTCGACTTAAACTATACTGGTGAACTTCTCGTAGCAACAAATGAAAACAGTAATAACATGACTGTTTTTGGTATTAACAAAGAAACCGGAGCACTTACATTACTTCAAAAAGACGTAAAAGTTCCAGAACCAGTTTGCATTAAATTTGTTAAATAA
- a CDS encoding magnesium transporter CorA family protein, with protein MPFQTYFGDKKYNWVNIDMDKSEKLDDVYQRYGIDDEVIAYSLDRNERAHFEYDQKTDTFVLVFNVPDQRKIDNHHETIPMVFMIKGRQLITLTNKNNQYITQKMQKHLEDNTEMTIHQFLFSSLYIIMDSFFPYVEEMNIDRKIINDKLKIKTTKKNLLSLSDLETGIVYFVSASKQNAALLEQMKAHMVYRGLNEVEKEQFEDALIEARQLVEMTDLSSQILQQLSGTYNNILNNNLNDTMKILTALSILLTVPTIITGFFGMNMPLPLEHNAFGWMVTIFISIILWFGLSYVLRRLMK; from the coding sequence ATGCCTTTCCAAACCTATTTTGGTGATAAGAAATATAATTGGGTAAATATCGATATGGACAAATCAGAAAAACTAGATGATGTATATCAAAGGTACGGGATTGACGATGAGGTAATTGCTTATTCTTTAGATAGAAACGAACGAGCTCATTTTGAATATGATCAAAAGACGGATACCTTTGTGCTTGTTTTTAATGTGCCAGATCAAAGGAAAATAGACAATCATCATGAAACTATTCCAATGGTATTTATGATTAAAGGTCGACAGTTAATCACGCTTACAAATAAAAACAATCAATATATTACTCAAAAGATGCAAAAACATTTAGAGGATAATACGGAGATGACTATTCATCAATTTTTATTTAGTAGTTTGTATATCATTATGGACTCGTTTTTTCCTTATGTAGAAGAAATGAATATTGATAGAAAGATAATTAATGACAAATTGAAAATTAAAACGACGAAAAAGAATCTACTGTCGTTATCTGATTTGGAAACGGGAATTGTTTATTTTGTCTCTGCTTCGAAGCAAAATGCGGCTTTGCTTGAACAAATGAAAGCACATATGGTGTACCGAGGATTAAATGAGGTTGAAAAAGAACAATTTGAAGATGCGTTGATAGAAGCGAGACAGTTAGTTGAAATGACGGATTTAAGTTCACAAATTTTGCAGCAGTTATCAGGAACTTATAATAATATCTTGAACAATAACTTGAATGACACGATGAAAATATTAACGGCGCTATCAATTTTGCTAACTGTGCCAACGATAATTACTGGTTTTTTTGGAATGAATATGCCGCTGCCGCTTGAGCATAATGCTTTTGGCTGGATGGTGACGATTTTCATTAGTATTATTTTGTGGTTTGGACTTTCATATGTTTTACGAAGATTAATGAAGTAA
- the gdhA gene encoding NADP-specific glutamate dehydrogenase, translating to MAQTPTIQNDTKAAEEYAARVFETIKQRNPGETEFHQAVEEFLNSVIPALAKEPKYEANGILEQLTEPERLISFRVSWVDDSGTVQVNRGYRVQFNSAIGPYKGGLRFHPSVTGSIVKFLGFEQIFKNSLTGLPIGGGKGGSDFNPKGKSDAEVMRFCQSFMTELQKHIGPDTDVPAGDIGVGGREIGYLFGQYKRLRGAYDAGTLTGKGLTYGGSLARTEATGYGLVYFTVQMLEAAGETIRGKKIVVSGSGNVAIYAIEKAHELGAKVVACSDSSGFVYDKDGINVATVKQLKEVERLRISEYVAFHPNAEYYAGGDVWSIPCDIALPCATQNEINADQARALVKNGVIAVAEGANMPSTLKAVDIYHENKVLFGPAKAANAGGVAVSALEMAQNSTRMSWSFQTVDEHLQNIMKDIYKNSSNAASEYGASGNLVIGSNIAGFLKVADTMIAQGII from the coding sequence ATGGCACAAACACCCACAATTCAAAATGACACAAAAGCAGCTGAAGAATACGCAGCACGTGTGTTTGAAACAATTAAACAACGTAACCCCGGTGAAACAGAATTCCATCAAGCTGTGGAAGAATTTTTAAACTCTGTTATCCCAGCACTTGCAAAAGAACCTAAATACGAAGCAAATGGTATCTTAGAGCAACTCACAGAGCCTGAACGTCTTATCAGTTTCAGAGTTTCATGGGTGGATGATTCCGGCACCGTACAAGTGAATCGTGGCTACCGCGTGCAATTCAATAGCGCCATTGGACCATATAAAGGTGGCTTACGTTTCCACCCTTCCGTAACAGGCAGTATCGTAAAATTCCTTGGTTTTGAACAAATTTTCAAAAATTCCTTAACCGGTTTACCAATCGGTGGCGGTAAAGGTGGCTCTGATTTCAATCCTAAAGGTAAATCAGACGCAGAAGTAATGCGCTTTTGTCAAAGTTTCATGACGGAATTGCAAAAACATATCGGTCCTGATACAGATGTTCCAGCTGGGGATATTGGTGTCGGCGGACGAGAAATCGGTTATTTATTCGGTCAGTATAAACGTCTACGCGGCGCTTATGATGCAGGCACTTTGACAGGAAAAGGACTTACGTATGGCGGGAGCTTAGCAAGAACGGAAGCAACTGGTTACGGTTTAGTTTATTTCACAGTCCAAATGCTCGAAGCGGCCGGTGAAACAATCCGCGGTAAGAAAATCGTCGTTTCTGGTTCTGGCAACGTAGCTATTTATGCCATCGAAAAAGCTCATGAATTAGGTGCAAAAGTAGTTGCATGTAGCGATTCTAGTGGTTTCGTTTATGACAAAGATGGAATTAACGTAGCAACCGTTAAACAATTAAAAGAAGTTGAACGCTTACGTATTAGTGAATATGTAGCCTTCCACCCTAATGCTGAATATTACGCAGGTGGCGATGTTTGGTCCATTCCATGTGATATTGCTTTACCGTGTGCCACTCAAAATGAAATCAATGCCGATCAAGCTCGTGCACTTGTAAAAAATGGTGTCATCGCAGTTGCTGAAGGAGCAAATATGCCTTCTACCCTTAAAGCAGTTGATATCTACCATGAAAACAAAGTACTATTCGGTCCTGCCAAAGCAGCTAATGCCGGTGGAGTTGCCGTGTCTGCTTTAGAAATGGCTCAAAACAGCACACGAATGAGTTGGAGTTTCCAAACAGTAGATGAACATTTACAAAATATCATGAAAGACATTTACAAAAATTCAAGTAATGCAGCAAGCGAATACGGCGCATCTGGAAATCTAGTAATTGGTTCCAACATTGCAGGTTTCCTAAAAGTTGCTGATACGATGATTGCGCAAGGCATTATTTAA
- the hisE gene encoding phosphoribosyl-ATP diphosphatase codes for MLGKLYEEISLRKETPKEGSYTNYLFDKGLDKILKKVGEETTEVVIAAKNNDQELISEVSDLTYHLLVLLVEKNIPLSAIQAELDGRAGKLSTTRDRKEIDKL; via the coding sequence ATGTTAGGCAAATTATATGAAGAAATTAGCCTCCGCAAAGAAACACCCAAAGAAGGCTCTTATACCAACTACTTATTCGACAAAGGTCTCGATAAAATTTTAAAAAAAGTCGGCGAAGAAACTACCGAAGTCGTCATCGCCGCAAAAAATAACGACCAAGAATTGATTTCCGAAGTATCCGATCTCACTTACCATCTGCTCGTTTTACTCGTAGAAAAAAATATCCCGCTTTCCGCTATTCAAGCAGAATTAGACGGACGGGCAGGAAAACTAAGTACTACCCGTGACCGCAAAGAAATTGATAAATTATAA
- the hisI gene encoding phosphoribosyl-AMP cyclohydrolase: MNHVDFSKGLVPTIILDDQNGEVLMLAYMNEASYQKTLETGFTWFYSRSRNELWNKGATSGHTQKVQQIWTDCDNDTLLIRVIQTGPACHTGKRSCFFNLIKEEE; encoded by the coding sequence ATGAATCACGTTGATTTTTCAAAAGGGCTAGTCCCGACAATTATTTTAGACGACCAAAATGGCGAAGTGTTGATGCTAGCTTACATGAATGAAGCAAGCTACCAAAAAACACTAGAAACAGGCTTCACTTGGTTCTATTCTCGTTCCAGAAATGAACTATGGAATAAAGGAGCAACAAGCGGACACACGCAAAAAGTGCAGCAAATTTGGACAGACTGCGATAACGATACCCTGCTCATCCGCGTCATCCAAACCGGCCCCGCTTGCCACACAGGAAAAAGAAGTTGTTTTTTCAATTTGATAAAGGAGGAAGAGTAA
- the hisF gene encoding imidazole glycerol phosphate synthase subunit HisF — MLTKRIIPCLDVTAGRVVKGVNFVSLTDVGDPIEIAKAYNEAGADELVFLDITATVELRETMIDVVERTAEQVFIPLTVGGGINSISDMKNLLQAGADKISLNSAAIKRPELIQEGAAKFGNQCIVVAIDAKWNGENWSVYTQGGRNDTGLDAIEWAKKAVRLGAGEILLTSMDGDGTKNGYDIPLTKAISEAVSVPVIASGGCGNANHMAEVFEKTNATAALAASIFHYGELSIKNVKTTLLEKGVNIRP; from the coding sequence TTGCTTACTAAACGAATTATCCCTTGCCTTGATGTTACAGCAGGCCGAGTAGTAAAAGGCGTTAATTTCGTCTCGCTAACAGACGTTGGAGACCCCATCGAAATCGCCAAAGCCTACAATGAAGCTGGCGCCGATGAACTCGTTTTTCTTGATATAACCGCTACCGTCGAACTTCGCGAAACCATGATTGATGTCGTCGAACGAACAGCCGAACAAGTTTTTATTCCCCTCACGGTAGGCGGTGGAATTAACAGCATTTCCGACATGAAAAATTTGCTCCAAGCAGGTGCGGACAAAATATCACTCAATTCAGCAGCAATTAAACGACCAGAGCTCATCCAAGAAGGAGCAGCAAAATTTGGTAACCAATGTATCGTCGTCGCCATTGATGCTAAATGGAATGGCGAAAATTGGAGCGTCTACACACAAGGTGGTCGAAACGACACTGGACTTGACGCCATTGAGTGGGCAAAAAAAGCGGTTCGTCTCGGAGCTGGCGAAATCCTGCTAACGAGCATGGACGGCGATGGCACCAAAAATGGTTATGATATTCCACTTACAAAAGCAATTTCAGAAGCCGTTTCTGTCCCAGTCATCGCTTCTGGCGGATGCGGAAATGCCAATCATATGGCAGAAGTATTCGAAAAAACAAACGCAACCGCCGCACTTGCCGCAAGTATTTTTCATTACGGCGAACTTAGTATCAAAAACGTCAAAACCACTTTACTTGAAAAAGGAGTGAATATCCGCCCATGA
- the hisA gene encoding 1-(5-phosphoribosyl)-5-[(5-phosphoribosylamino)methylideneamino]imidazole-4-carboxamide isomerase: MQIFPAIDLKNGQCVRLFQGDFTKKTIVNPDPVAQATTFARDGASYLHIVDLDGALEGRPVNLEVIKEMKKASAIPVQVGGGIRSMAQVDYYLQSGIDRVIIGSAALTDPDFLQTAVQKYGPKIIAGIDAKNGYVATSGWLDVSQVNYLDLAKKMEQMQVETIIYTDISRDGTLTGPNLTQMEALKNHVAVNLIASGGVSSRKDLENLAKLNLYGAIAGKALYNKNISMADIIEVEQLAY; this comes from the coding sequence ATGCAAATCTTCCCAGCAATCGATTTAAAAAATGGACAATGCGTCCGACTTTTCCAAGGTGATTTCACAAAAAAAACAATTGTAAATCCTGACCCAGTCGCACAAGCAACCACCTTTGCTCGCGATGGTGCTTCTTATTTACACATTGTTGATTTAGACGGTGCTCTAGAAGGCCGTCCCGTGAATCTTGAAGTGATTAAAGAAATGAAAAAAGCTTCCGCGATTCCCGTTCAAGTTGGCGGAGGAATCCGCAGTATGGCGCAAGTCGATTATTATCTTCAATCTGGAATTGACCGTGTCATCATTGGCTCAGCCGCGCTTACCGACCCCGATTTTTTACAAACAGCAGTACAAAAATACGGTCCGAAAATCATTGCTGGAATTGATGCTAAAAATGGCTATGTTGCAACAAGTGGTTGGCTTGATGTCAGCCAAGTAAATTATTTGGATTTAGCTAAGAAAATGGAACAAATGCAAGTCGAAACTATCATTTATACCGATATTAGTCGTGATGGCACACTAACTGGTCCTAATTTAACACAAATGGAAGCTTTAAAAAATCACGTTGCCGTAAACTTAATTGCTTCGGGTGGTGTGAGTAGCCGGAAAGACTTGGAAAACCTTGCTAAACTCAATTTGTACGGTGCTATCGCTGGAAAAGCACTTTACAATAAAAATATTTCGATGGCAGACATAATCGAGGTGGAACAGCTTGCTTACTAA
- the hisH gene encoding imidazole glycerol phosphate synthase subunit HisH: MIVIVDYDTGNTKSIRKALDFIGLPNKISSNKKDIKAADGIILPGVGAFPEAMQELIQRGLDTTLKEVATTGKPILGVCLGMQLLLDSSNEHSLTKGLGLIPGQVEKLPDEPKFAVPHMGWNQLNIHQTTPLTTNLEGEYVYYVHSYYANCPEKYIIATSSYSVEIPSMINNGNIYGAQFHPEKSGEIGLRILTGFKEVIETCKSSQQSI; encoded by the coding sequence ATGATTGTTATTGTCGATTATGACACAGGAAATACAAAGAGCATCCGTAAAGCCTTAGATTTCATCGGCCTACCAAACAAAATTTCTAGTAATAAAAAGGATATCAAAGCAGCAGACGGTATTATTCTTCCCGGTGTTGGAGCCTTTCCGGAAGCTATGCAAGAACTCATTCAGCGCGGACTAGATACAACGCTCAAAGAAGTTGCTACAACCGGTAAGCCTATTCTTGGTGTTTGTCTTGGCATGCAACTCCTACTTGACTCAAGCAACGAACACAGCCTTACAAAAGGACTTGGACTTATTCCCGGTCAAGTCGAAAAACTACCAGACGAACCCAAATTTGCCGTTCCTCATATGGGCTGGAACCAACTAAATATCCACCAAACAACACCTTTAACAACAAATTTAGAGGGTGAATATGTTTATTATGTTCATTCTTATTACGCTAATTGTCCCGAAAAATATATTATCGCAACGAGCAGTTATTCAGTCGAAATACCAAGCATGATAAATAACGGAAACATCTACGGCGCACAGTTCCATCCTGAAAAAAGTGGCGAAATCGGACTCAGAATTTTAACTGGTTTTAAGGAGGTCATCGAAACATGCAAATCTTCCCAGCAATCGATTTAA
- the hisB gene encoding imidazoleglycerol-phosphate dehydratase HisB — protein MRTATKTRTTAETDIELALNLDAQEEATISTGVGFLDHMLTLFAKHSRITLHVKADGDTYVDAHHTVEDIGITLGLCLKESLGDKAGINRYGSAYVPMDESLGFAALDLSGRSYLVFDAELTNPKLGDFDTELVEEFFQAVAFNAEMNLHLRVLYGKNTHHKIEALFKAFGRALREAITTNPEIKGVNSTKGVL, from the coding sequence ATGAGAACAGCAACGAAAACTCGAACTACTGCAGAAACAGACATTGAACTTGCGCTAAATCTAGACGCTCAAGAAGAAGCTACAATTTCAACTGGAGTGGGCTTTTTAGACCATATGCTTACCCTATTTGCCAAACATAGCCGAATTACTTTACACGTAAAAGCAGATGGTGATACTTATGTTGACGCACATCACACTGTGGAAGATATCGGGATTACCCTTGGACTTTGTTTAAAAGAATCGCTTGGTGATAAAGCCGGCATCAATCGTTACGGTTCCGCCTATGTCCCGATGGATGAATCACTTGGTTTTGCAGCTCTTGACTTAAGTGGGCGATCATACCTCGTTTTTGATGCAGAACTAACAAATCCCAAACTTGGCGATTTTGATACGGAACTTGTAGAAGAATTTTTTCAAGCAGTTGCTTTTAATGCCGAAATGAATTTACATCTCCGCGTCCTTTACGGAAAAAATACCCATCATAAAATCGAAGCGCTCTTCAAAGCTTTTGGCCGTGCGCTCCGTGAAGCAATTACCACTAACCCTGAAATTAAAGGCGTCAACTCTACGAAAGGAGTCCTGTAA
- the hisD gene encoding histidinol dehydrogenase, producing the protein MKYLTGTTEAILSELKSIKSTTDTATIETQVKAIIQQVKTDGDKAVLHFTEQFDKVSLSELRVSDDEITTALNQVDAPFLEVLQQAKANIESFHLKQKQNAFLDNEKTGVIRGQLIRPLATVGVYVPGGTAAYPSSVLMNVLPAKIAGVERIVMITPPGENGINSHVLAAAQIAGVDEIYQVGGAQGIAALAYGTESIPKVDKIVGPGNIYVATAKREVFGLVDIDMIAGPSEIVVLADDSANPSFIAADLLSQAEHDTLSRAILITTSEKIAKETETQIYAQLEKLPRKAIAAESIRSEGKIILAQNQADMFEIMNEIAPEHLEVQLESPMNYLHEIKNAGSIFLGSYASEPLGDYFAGPNHVLPTSGTAKFFSPLGVEDFTKRSSFISYTKEALAKEKDAIILLAKKEGLDAHAKAIQIRFEEEK; encoded by the coding sequence ATGAAGTATTTAACAGGAACTACGGAAGCTATTTTGAGTGAATTAAAGTCTATCAAGTCCACCACTGATACCGCAACTATCGAAACACAGGTGAAAGCAATTATCCAACAAGTAAAAACAGACGGCGACAAGGCAGTTCTCCACTTCACAGAACAATTTGACAAAGTTTCCCTTTCCGAATTACGTGTGAGCGATGACGAAATCACAACAGCCTTGAATCAAGTCGATGCTCCCTTTCTAGAAGTGCTGCAACAAGCAAAAGCAAACATTGAAAGCTTTCATTTGAAGCAAAAACAAAATGCCTTTTTAGATAATGAAAAAACTGGTGTGATTCGCGGGCAACTTATTCGTCCTTTAGCAACTGTTGGTGTCTATGTTCCAGGTGGCACAGCAGCCTACCCATCATCCGTTTTAATGAACGTTCTACCTGCCAAAATTGCTGGGGTAGAGCGCATCGTAATGATTACCCCGCCCGGCGAAAATGGCATTAATTCGCACGTACTTGCTGCAGCTCAAATTGCCGGAGTGGATGAGATTTATCAAGTTGGCGGTGCACAAGGAATTGCCGCCTTAGCTTACGGAACCGAGTCCATTCCAAAAGTAGATAAAATCGTCGGTCCGGGAAATATTTATGTAGCTACAGCGAAACGAGAAGTTTTTGGGCTAGTAGATATTGATATGATTGCCGGACCATCTGAAATCGTCGTGCTCGCTGATGATTCAGCAAACCCATCATTCATCGCAGCCGACTTACTCTCCCAGGCAGAGCACGATACATTATCTCGCGCTATTCTAATCACAACTAGTGAAAAGATCGCCAAAGAAACTGAAACTCAAATTTACGCTCAACTAGAAAAGCTTCCTCGAAAAGCCATTGCAGCCGAATCAATCCGCTCAGAAGGAAAAATCATTCTCGCCCAAAACCAAGCAGATATGTTCGAAATTATGAATGAAATAGCCCCAGAGCATTTAGAAGTACAATTAGAAAGCCCGATGAATTATTTACACGAAATTAAAAACGCTGGCTCGATTTTCCTAGGAAGTTATGCTTCTGAACCGCTTGGAGACTACTTTGCTGGGCCAAACCACGTGTTACCGACAAGCGGAACAGCGAAGTTTTTCTCCCCACTCGGCGTAGAAGATTTCACGAAGCGCTCTTCCTTTATTTCTTATACAAAAGAAGCATTAGCCAAAGAAAAAGACGCCATTATTTTACTCGCTAAAAAAGAAGGCTTAGATGCACACGCCAAAGCAATTCAAATTCGTTTTGAGGAGGAAAAGTAA
- the hisG gene encoding ATP phosphoribosyltransferase — MKVLKIALTKGRLEKDAIRLLEKAGIDCSSMEDKKRKLIFHSPTQPISFILVKAVDVMTYVKHGVADIGIVGKDILLEASKSHYEMLDLEIGKCQFCLASTPAFDISSYRRKIIATKYPNIASKYFREKGEDVEIIKIEGSVEIAPVLGLADAIIDIVETGSTLKENGLQIYDKMYPISARMIVNKASLKQNKTQIFELIDQLEKVIKEERNK; from the coding sequence ATGAAAGTACTTAAAATTGCTTTAACAAAAGGAAGACTCGAAAAAGATGCCATTAGACTTTTAGAAAAAGCTGGTATTGATTGCTCTTCTATGGAAGATAAAAAGCGGAAACTCATTTTCCACAGTCCGACGCAACCGATTTCTTTTATTCTAGTGAAAGCTGTCGACGTAATGACTTATGTGAAACATGGTGTGGCGGATATTGGTATTGTTGGTAAAGATATCTTACTTGAAGCCTCCAAATCCCATTATGAAATGCTTGATCTAGAAATTGGTAAATGTCAGTTTTGTCTTGCTTCGACACCTGCATTCGACATAAGCAGTTACCGCCGAAAGATTATCGCGACTAAATATCCAAATATTGCCTCTAAATATTTCCGTGAAAAAGGAGAAGACGTCGAGATTATCAAAATCGAAGGCTCTGTCGAAATCGCACCCGTACTTGGTCTAGCCGATGCCATCATTGACATCGTCGAAACTGGTTCTACTCTAAAAGAAAACGGCTTGCAAATTTATGACAAAATGTACCCAATCTCGGCCAGAATGATTGTTAATAAAGCTTCCTTGAAACAGAATAAAACACAAATTTTTGAATTAATTGATCAGCTAGAAAAGGTAATAAAGGAGGAACGTAACAAATGA